Proteins co-encoded in one Dasypus novemcinctus isolate mDasNov1 chromosome 18, mDasNov1.1.hap2, whole genome shotgun sequence genomic window:
- the ZNF473 gene encoding zinc finger protein 473 isoform X1: MDFTLEDWEQLGMDQGNLFWDTALDNYQDLFLLNPSRPTLTSLHDDGEDLATLVRGSPRATSPDVAETENDPLKQDFLEEGLSQEIMETFSKDGLWNSSLGEACIGESWLENLLGDPESLLRSDVTNKESPTKCSSPELKRGFSSRSLLFTGEDSTMYDLSEKSLMSAKSKEYRNDFGNNSEQSQQSTVQKEEKPYKCSECGETFSQSYHLIQHWLVHTQEKPTVCQDYEKDSSLNSCSFVYQFTHTGYKSYVYNECGKTFSQNTHFLWHQKIHTEEKPSKSQNHDLPFSPSTQHAQQQKTHPAEKSYQCNECDRSFSRIFHLTRHQQTHTRKRYECAKCREIFSFRKHLIQHQKVHAAKGASECQECGKTFRQNSSLIKHQSVHTGEKPYKCTECGKPFSHSSTLKIHQRVHNGEKPYKCTECGRAFFRNTHLSEHQRIHTGYRPHKCHACVKSFNRPSHLIRHQLIHIAEKPYSCAECKETFSHNEHLVQHQKIHAVEAPYECQECGERFICSSTLNCHQTVHTREKQGLDETGKTLNQNIQQREHSRICEKRYKCNKCEKTFSRSKYLNQHQRIHTRVKPFECNQCRKAFSQSTQLIRHQRLHSRVKPYKCGECGKAFGRKSSLAEHQSTHTSEHAFKCNQCEEIFSQNTHLLAHQLIHTGEKTFQCNKCDRVFTQINYLIQHQRVHTRKKPFECNECGKTFRQSSCLSKHQRVHTGEKPFECRDCGKTFSVGTQLVRHQRVHTGEKPYVCEECGKAFSQNSCLSVHRRIHTGEKPYICEECGKAFAQKANLMQHERIHTGEKPYACDVCGKAFGFSAHLSQHQRIHTQERPYQCQYCQKAFRCCSGLSRHLRVHARKQSKAHVNS; this comes from the exons ACCCCTCCAGACCCACTCTGACCTCCcttcatgatgatggggaagatcTGGCGACCCTGGTGAGAGGAAGCCCCAGAGCAACAAGCCCTG ACGTGGCTGAGACGGAGAATGACCCTCTTAAGCAGGACTTCTTGGAAGAAGGACTGTCCCAGGAGATAATGGAGACCTTTTCAAAGGATGGCCTCTGGAACTCCAGTTTGGGAGAAGCCTGTATCGGTGAGAGCTGGTTAGAAAATTTGCTAGGAGATCCAGAAAGTCTTCTGAGGTCTGATGTCACCAACAAGGAAAGTCCCACAAAATGCAGTAGTCCAGAATTGAAGAGAGGCTTTAGTTCAAGGTCCCTCCTTTTCACAGGAGAAGATTCCACAATGTATGATCTTTCTGAGAAGAGCCTTATGTCAGCAAAGTCTAAGGAATATAGGAATGACTTTGGCAACAACTCAGAGCAGAGCCAACAAAGCACAGTACAGAAGGAAGAGAAACCATATAAATGTAGCGAGTGTGGAGAAACCTTCAGTCAGAGTTATCATCTTATCCAGCACTGGCTTGTTCATACTCAAGAGAAACCCACTGTGTGCCAAGACTATGAGAAAGATTCCAGTCTGAATTCTTGCTCTTTTGTGTATCAGTTTACTCACACTGGCTATAAATCCTATGTGTATAATGAGTGTGGGAAAACGTTCAGTCAGAATACACACTTTCTGTGGCATCAgaaaatacacacagaagaaaaaCCATCAAAGAGTCAAAATCATGACCTTCCATTCAGTCCCAGCACACAGCACGCTCAACAGCAGAAAACCCACCCAGCTGAGAAGTCCTATCAATGTAACGAATGTGACAGGAGTTTCAGCCGAATCTTTCATCTTACTCGACATCAGCAGACCCATACTCGGAAACGCTACGAATGTGCCAAATGCAGGGAGATCTTCAGCTTTCGTAAACACCTTATCCAGCATCAGAAAGTTCATGCTGCCAAAGGTGCCTCTGAATGTCAGGAATGTGGGAAGACTTTTAGGCAGAACTCATCGCTTATCAAACACCAGTCtgttcatactggagagaaaccttacaaatgtacGGAATGTGGGAAACCCTTCAGCCACAGCTCAACACTGAAGATTCATCAGAGGGTCCACAatggagagaaaccttacaagTGCACTGAATGTGGGAGAGCCTTCTTCCGGAACACTCACCTTAGtgaacatcagagaattcacacagGCTACAGACCTCACAAATGCCACGCATGCGTCAAGAGTTTCAACCGGCCCTCACACCTTATTCGACATCAGTTGATTCATATCGCAGAAAAACCCTACAGCTGTGCTGAATGCAAGGAGACCTTCAGTCATAACGAACACCTTGTTCAACATCAAAAAATCCATGCTGTGGAAGCCCCCTATGAATGTCAGGAGTGTGGAGAACGCTTCATTTGCAGTTCAACCCTAAATTGCCACCAGACTGTTCACACCAGAGAAAAACAAGGATTGGATGAGACCGGGAAAACCTTGAATCAAAACATACAACAGAGAGAGCATTCAAGGATTTGCGAAAAGCGCTATAAATGTAACAAATGCGAGAAAACCTTCAGCCGCAGCAAGTACTTAAATCAGCACCAGAGGATTCACACCAGGGTGAAGCCCTTTGAGTGTAACCAGTGCAGGAAAGCCTTTAGCCAAAGTACACAGCTTATCCGCCACCAGAGACTCCACTCTAGAGTGAAACCATACAAATGCGGGgagtgtgggaaagcctttgGCCGCAAATCCTCCCTTGCAGAACATCAGTCCACCCACACGAGTGAGCATGCCTTTAAATGCAATCAGTGTGAAGAGATCTTCAGCCAAAATACACATCTTTTGGCACATCAGTtaattcacactggagaaaaaacTTTTCAGTGTaacaagtgtgacagagttttcACACAGATTAATTATCTTATTCAACATCAGAGAGTTCATACCAGAAAGAAGCCCTTTgagtgtaatgaatgtgggaaaacttTCCGTCAGAGTTCATGCCTTTCTAAACATCAGAGAGTTCACACAGGTGAGAAACCCTTCGAATGCCGTGACTGTGGGAAAACCTTcagcgtgggcactcagcttgttcGACACCAGAGAGttcacactggagaaaagccTTACGTGTGTgaggaatgtgggaaagccttcagccaGAACTCATGCCTTTCTGTTCACcgaagaattcacactggagagaagccctacATATGTgaggaatgtgggaaagcctttgctCAGAAAGCAAATCTCATGCAACACGAGCGGATTCACACTGGTGAGAAGCCTTATGCCTGTGATGTGTGTGGCAAAGCCTTTGGCTTCAGCGCCCACCTTAGTCAGCACCAGAGAATTCACACCCAGGAGAGACCTTATCAATGTCAGTACTGTCAGAAAGCATTCAGATGCTGCTCAGGCCTCAGCCGGCACCTGCGAGTTCATGCTCGAAA GCAGAGCAAAGCACATGTGAATTCCTAA